The Bacillota bacterium genome has a segment encoding these proteins:
- a CDS encoding pyridoxal phosphate-dependent aminotransferase: MIEGLIAGRMENLGAETAFDVLAKAKALEAQGKRIIHMEIGEPDFDTPAHIRARAAQALEEGQTHYVPSPGIPALRETVAAYVSRTRGIDVAPEEVVVTPGGKPILFFAIMALINPGDEVLCPNPGFPIYESCIRFNGGVAVPLPLLEEKDFTLDVEDLKRKISPKTKLIIINSPSNPTGGVMSPQDIREIATAVAGRPIMVLSDEIYDRLVYEGEIKSISAEPGMKDQTIILDGFSKTYAMTGWRLGFGVMPKPLAALVGKLLNNSVSCTPPFIQLAGVTALTGPQDGPAAMRAEFRRRRDVIVKGLNEIPGVRCAMPKGAFYVFPNVSAFGLPGKQVADYLLNEGGVACLGGTAFGQHGEGYIRLSYATSLENIQEGLVKMREALAKLPMKGAAGATVAGV, encoded by the coding sequence ATGATCGAAGGGTTGATCGCTGGTCGCATGGAGAACCTGGGGGCCGAGACGGCGTTCGATGTGTTGGCCAAGGCCAAGGCCTTGGAAGCCCAGGGCAAGCGGATCATTCACATGGAGATCGGTGAGCCGGACTTCGACACCCCGGCCCACATCCGGGCCAGGGCCGCGCAGGCTCTGGAAGAGGGACAGACCCACTACGTCCCTTCCCCGGGCATCCCGGCGCTTCGCGAGACCGTCGCCGCCTATGTCTCCCGCACCCGGGGCATCGACGTCGCCCCCGAGGAGGTCGTCGTCACCCCCGGCGGCAAGCCGATCCTCTTCTTCGCCATCATGGCGCTGATCAATCCGGGGGACGAGGTCCTCTGTCCGAACCCCGGCTTCCCCATTTATGAATCGTGCATCCGCTTCAACGGCGGGGTGGCCGTCCCGTTGCCACTGCTCGAAGAGAAGGATTTCACCCTCGACGTCGAGGACCTCAAGCGGAAGATTTCCCCGAAGACCAAGCTGATCATCATCAACTCGCCCTCCAACCCCACCGGCGGCGTGATGTCTCCTCAGGACATCCGGGAGATCGCCACGGCGGTGGCCGGCCGGCCGATCATGGTCCTGTCGGACGAAATCTACGACCGGCTGGTCTACGAAGGAGAGATCAAGTCGATCTCCGCCGAACCGGGGATGAAGGACCAGACCATCATCCTCGACGGCTTCTCCAAGACCTACGCCATGACCGGCTGGCGACTCGGCTTCGGAGTCATGCCCAAGCCCCTCGCCGCCTTGGTGGGCAAGCTTTTGAACAACTCCGTCTCGTGCACCCCGCCCTTCATCCAGCTGGCCGGGGTGACCGCCCTCACCGGACCGCAGGACGGACCGGCGGCGATGCGGGCGGAGTTCAGGCGTCGGCGCGACGTCATCGTCAAGGGCCTCAACGAAATCCCCGGGGTCAGGTGCGCGATGCCCAAGGGGGCGTTCTACGTCTTCCCCAATGTCTCGGCCTTCGGCCTCCCCGGCAAGCAGGTGGCCGATTACCTGCTGAACGAGGGTGGCGTGGCCTGCCTTGGAGGCACGGCCTTCGGCCAGCACGGTGAGGGCTACATCCGCCTGTCCTACGCCACTTCGCTGGAGAACATCCAGGAGGGTCTGGTGAAGATGAGGGAGGCCCTGGCGAAGCTGCCGATGAAGGGCGCCGCCGGAGCTACGGTGGCCGGCGTCTGA
- a CDS encoding amidohydrolase: protein MNALGRAKVVAEYVTDLRHTIHQHAELSFKEYETTAIIVEELKRLGLEVTTWRDFTGATGLLRGGHPGPTIALRADIDALPIQEATGASYASKNPGVMHACAHDAHAAIILGVAKLLAEQRSELKGNLKLIFQPAEELPPGGALELIKRGVLDDPRVDAMFACHHATEFPVGQIGIHYGGFMASADQFSLTVVCRGGGGSAPHKGVDGIAVAAQIVTGLQYMLTRQIDPVKPAVLSFGTLHAGARFNILADRVEMTGTCRALDADTAERFPDRILKVAQGIAATYDAQVELKYERGYPTLANDDKVTAILEEAAKEAIGPSNVKVADPIMAGDDLAYFFRKVPGSYFWLGISNPAKGIIHPAHTARFDIDEEALPVAVAVMVQTVLKGFDHLPA, encoded by the coding sequence ATGAACGCATTGGGTAGGGCCAAGGTCGTCGCCGAATACGTCACCGACCTCAGGCACACCATCCATCAGCATGCCGAACTATCCTTCAAGGAATATGAGACCACGGCGATTATCGTCGAGGAACTCAAGCGACTTGGTCTCGAGGTGACCACCTGGAGGGACTTCACCGGGGCGACCGGCCTCCTCAGGGGGGGCCACCCCGGGCCGACAATCGCCCTCCGGGCGGACATCGACGCCCTGCCGATCCAGGAAGCGACGGGCGCTTCGTATGCCTCGAAAAACCCCGGTGTCATGCATGCCTGCGCTCATGACGCCCATGCCGCCATCATCCTCGGAGTGGCCAAGCTTCTGGCTGAACAGCGCTCAGAGCTGAAGGGCAATCTCAAGCTCATCTTTCAGCCGGCCGAGGAGCTGCCACCCGGCGGCGCACTCGAACTCATCAAGCGCGGGGTTCTCGATGACCCTCGGGTTGACGCGATGTTTGCCTGTCACCACGCCACCGAGTTCCCGGTGGGCCAGATCGGCATTCATTATGGGGGCTTCATGGCCAGCGCCGACCAGTTCAGTCTGACCGTCGTCTGCCGGGGGGGAGGCGGGTCCGCTCCCCACAAGGGGGTCGACGGTATAGCCGTCGCTGCCCAGATCGTGACCGGTCTTCAGTACATGCTCACCAGGCAGATCGACCCAGTCAAACCGGCGGTCCTGTCGTTCGGGACTCTCCATGCCGGTGCCAGGTTCAACATCCTGGCCGACCGGGTCGAGATGACCGGAACCTGCCGGGCCCTTGATGCCGACACAGCCGAGAGGTTTCCGGATCGCATCCTGAAGGTCGCTCAGGGAATCGCCGCCACCTATGACGCCCAAGTCGAGCTGAAATACGAACGAGGGTATCCTACGTTGGCCAACGACGACAAGGTCACCGCCATCCTCGAGGAAGCTGCCAAGGAGGCCATTGGCCCGAGCAACGTCAAGGTGGCCGACCCAATCATGGCCGGAGACGACCTGGCCTATTTCTTCCGCAAGGTTCCGGGAAGCTATTTCTGGCTGGGGATCAGCAACCCGGCCAAGGGGATCATCCACCCGGCTCACACGGCCCGGTTCGACATCGACGAGGAGGCCCTTCCGGTGGCCGTGGCGGTCATGGTTCAGACTGTATTGAAGGGTTTCGATCATCTGCCGGCCTGA
- a CDS encoding amino acid permease, with protein sequence MAEKQKTLARSLGLFPAIMILVGTVIGSGIFMVPGKVAAAAGSPGPDLAAWIIAGVACTLMALVYAELAPMIPKAGGAYVYIQEAYGEAPAFFYGWTMILGSYIPVMAMLALAFTNYLSFFWPGMTVLGSRIVATILIVLLSLVNVRGVKLGAMVQNVFTVGKLAALGLVIVVGIFTMKFVHFTPFVGGGGWATTTAAAVPAILAFGGYYTLAYMSEEIEHPKRNLPLAMIIGMSIVIVVNILINVVSIGNLPFADLAKSAKPVASVASAIFGPVGGAIVALGALVSIFGSLNSSTMGLPRVAFAMARDGMLFDLFSMVHPKYGTPWVSILLYGLVAIGFVWTGTFMTLLLMGVFVARLLECLVAIALIVLRHKQPSLERPLKMWGYPYSTVFVVLLTGYLVTKVAPAQIRQGVYLALTSIPAYLIFRYLVPHKKETSIGA encoded by the coding sequence GTGGCCGAAAAGCAGAAGACTCTGGCACGTTCCCTGGGTCTGTTCCCCGCCATCATGATTCTTGTCGGTACGGTGATCGGTTCTGGCATCTTCATGGTCCCTGGTAAGGTCGCCGCCGCGGCCGGTTCCCCCGGTCCGGACCTTGCCGCCTGGATCATCGCCGGTGTGGCCTGCACGCTAATGGCCTTGGTCTACGCCGAGCTCGCCCCGATGATCCCCAAGGCCGGAGGGGCCTACGTCTACATCCAAGAAGCCTATGGCGAAGCTCCGGCGTTCTTCTACGGCTGGACGATGATCCTTGGCTCGTACATCCCCGTCATGGCCATGCTTGCCCTGGCTTTCACCAACTATCTCAGCTTCTTCTGGCCGGGAATGACGGTCCTTGGTTCACGGATCGTCGCCACCATCCTAATCGTCCTCCTCAGCCTGGTCAACGTCAGAGGGGTCAAGCTGGGGGCCATGGTCCAGAACGTCTTCACCGTCGGTAAGCTGGCCGCCCTTGGCCTTGTTATCGTGGTCGGGATCTTCACGATGAAGTTCGTCCACTTCACCCCGTTTGTCGGAGGGGGCGGATGGGCAACGACCACGGCCGCGGCGGTGCCCGCCATCCTGGCCTTCGGCGGTTACTACACCCTGGCCTACATGAGCGAGGAGATCGAGCACCCGAAACGCAACCTGCCTTTGGCGATGATCATCGGCATGAGTATCGTCATTGTCGTTAACATCCTGATCAACGTCGTCTCCATCGGCAACCTGCCCTTCGCTGACTTGGCCAAGTCGGCCAAGCCGGTGGCCTCCGTGGCCAGCGCCATCTTCGGACCCGTCGGCGGAGCTATCGTCGCCCTGGGGGCCCTGGTCTCCATCTTCGGTTCACTGAACTCTAGCACCATGGGATTACCACGAGTCGCCTTCGCCATGGCCCGCGACGGAATGCTCTTCGACCTTTTCTCGATGGTTCATCCGAAGTATGGGACCCCCTGGGTGTCCATCCTGCTCTATGGCTTGGTCGCCATCGGGTTCGTCTGGACCGGTACCTTCATGACCCTCTTGCTGATGGGCGTCTTCGTCGCCAGATTGCTGGAGTGCCTCGTGGCCATCGCCCTCATCGTCTTGAGGCATAAGCAGCCCAGTCTCGAGCGGCCCTTGAAGATGTGGGGCTACCCCTACTCAACCGTCTTCGTCGTCCTGCTCACCGGATATCTCGTGACCAAGGTCGCTCCGGCCCAGATCCGCCAGGGTGTCTACCTTGCCCTGACGAGCATTCCGGCGTATCTCATCTTCAGGTACCTAGTGCCCCACAAGAAGGAGACCTCGATCGGCGCATGA
- a CDS encoding Crp/Fnr family transcriptional regulator encodes MPKDDRSIIRSRESSGVRDVFARLGRRRRVPAGEVLFEKGEVLNSVYYVERGTVLLNVLSPEGAVKTVLVCSADSIIGESCLQTGYVNVCSAEAQEACVLLEIPRETLRQRFPTDPTLAQAIYDSLISKLQMTTTQLEWVSLVDPARRIARFLLESGSSLAVSHEALAAMAGCCRVTVTRHLGRLKRGGAVSLGRKRITVINREILERIAKGKEAPTRLSSPASPRRRLPGALRRDATGR; translated from the coding sequence ATGCCAAAGGACGACCGTTCCATCATCCGCTCCAGGGAGTCCTCCGGCGTCAGGGACGTTTTTGCCCGCCTGGGCAGGCGGAGGAGAGTTCCGGCCGGGGAGGTCCTCTTCGAGAAGGGCGAGGTCCTCAATTCGGTCTACTACGTGGAAAGGGGAACGGTCCTCCTCAACGTCCTGTCTCCCGAAGGGGCGGTCAAGACCGTCCTAGTCTGCTCAGCTGACTCGATCATCGGCGAATCCTGCCTGCAGACCGGATATGTCAACGTCTGCTCGGCCGAGGCCCAGGAGGCCTGCGTCCTGCTGGAAATCCCCCGTGAGACCCTGCGACAGCGGTTCCCGACGGACCCGACCCTGGCCCAGGCCATCTATGACTCCCTGATTTCTAAACTCCAGATGACCACGACGCAGCTCGAATGGGTGTCGCTGGTAGACCCGGCCAGGAGGATCGCGAGGTTCCTCTTGGAATCGGGTTCGTCTCTGGCGGTTTCCCACGAGGCGCTGGCGGCCATGGCCGGCTGTTGCCGGGTCACGGTCACCAGACACCTCGGACGGTTGAAGCGGGGGGGCGCGGTGTCCCTCGGTCGTAAGCGGATAACCGTGATCAATCGGGAGATCCTCGAACGCATCGCGAAGGGGAAGGAGGCGCCGACTCGGTTGTCTTCGCCGGCGTCGCCGCGACGCAGGCTCCCCGGAGCTCTCCGGCGGGACGCGACCGGCCGCTGA